Proteins from a genomic interval of Coraliomargarita sinensis:
- a CDS encoding glycosyltransferase family 4 protein, protein MRIILIGNYPPDQQWSMRRFTGQLKEGVEALGASVEVYLPPVIVGKLGARGYGLGKWLGYVDKYLITPTLLRRKLRRVPPNTIVHICDHSNSIYVKALGKRPHLITCHDLLAIRSAHGEISQNQTKWSGRLQQKMILKGLKRSRQIVSVSEATRRDVARLVGNRSELQYLVPNSLNDDFIEETQAGGKDREKKGPPRRNLFNGMPYIIHIGGEKWYKNRSAVLEIFASLQKDGNQLQLVVVGPRFSDAALEKSGCLQMKEKIHYFSGISDHDLRGLYRNAELLLFPSLIEGFGWPILEAQACGCPVATFAIEPMSSLNALPELTAGDGTGGNDDIIKLVAACQNQLVLSHRERSPQKDKIRQFAAKFSNQASAEAYMEIYRGLLLNAGES, encoded by the coding sequence ATGCGAATCATCCTGATAGGTAATTACCCTCCCGATCAACAGTGGAGCATGCGGCGCTTTACCGGGCAATTGAAAGAGGGCGTGGAAGCGCTGGGCGCAAGTGTGGAGGTCTACCTTCCCCCAGTTATCGTTGGTAAACTTGGTGCCCGAGGATACGGGCTTGGAAAATGGCTGGGCTATGTCGACAAGTATTTAATCACACCGACCTTGCTTCGTAGGAAGCTCAGACGTGTGCCCCCAAATACCATCGTACATATTTGCGACCATTCCAACTCAATCTATGTCAAAGCGCTGGGCAAAAGACCCCACCTGATTACCTGCCATGACCTTCTGGCCATTCGGAGCGCTCACGGCGAGATCAGCCAAAACCAGACGAAATGGAGTGGTCGACTGCAGCAAAAAATGATCCTCAAGGGCTTGAAACGTAGTCGTCAGATCGTCTCTGTCTCGGAGGCGACACGCAGGGATGTCGCACGTCTGGTCGGCAATCGAAGCGAATTGCAATATCTGGTCCCCAATTCACTCAACGACGACTTCATCGAAGAGACACAGGCAGGCGGGAAGGACCGGGAGAAAAAAGGACCGCCGCGGAGGAACCTTTTTAATGGCATGCCCTATATCATACATATCGGGGGTGAGAAATGGTATAAAAACCGCAGTGCTGTTCTGGAGATTTTCGCGTCTCTACAGAAGGATGGCAACCAGTTGCAGCTCGTTGTGGTCGGGCCGCGGTTCTCCGATGCAGCACTGGAAAAGTCCGGCTGCCTTCAAATGAAGGAGAAAATTCACTATTTTAGTGGCATCAGCGATCATGACTTACGGGGGCTCTACAGGAATGCGGAACTGCTGCTTTTCCCTTCACTGATCGAAGGCTTCGGATGGCCTATTCTGGAAGCGCAGGCCTGCGGTTGTCCCGTAGCGACTTTTGCCATCGAACCCATGTCCTCCCTGAATGCGTTACCCGAACTAACCGCCGGTGACGGAACAGGCGGGAACGACGATATTATCAAACTTGTGGCGGCTTGCCAAAACCAGTTGGTTTTAAGCCACCGCGAGCGCTCCCCCCAGAAAGACAAAATCAGGCAATTCGCCGCAAAATTTTCCAACCAGGCATCGGCCGAAGCTTACATGGAAATTTACCGGGGCTTGCTTCTGAATGCCGGAGAATCATGA
- a CDS encoding WecB/TagA/CpsF family glycosyltransferase, with translation MQKDLPTVRILGIEFYNGSLEGALEVARVEGGLILAPSGPGLADLGKNPHYDAALKEADLNLIDSGFLALLWNRRTGQKLQRHSGYKFIKALTEDKDFRNSDDQLWVMPSSDEAASVQSYLGVEERRLDDKHFYVAPYYDKADIKDLNLFKAIRRKKPKYIILAIAGGKQEVLGHWLREQLDYKPAIICIGAAIAFLTGHQASIPSWADRIYIGWLLRILKNPKVFLPRYWKARKLKRLLSEYGTEFPA, from the coding sequence ATGCAGAAAGACCTTCCGACAGTCCGTATTCTGGGCATCGAATTTTATAACGGCAGCCTCGAAGGCGCTCTCGAAGTGGCGCGTGTCGAAGGCGGCTTGATCCTGGCGCCCTCGGGCCCGGGCTTGGCTGATCTGGGCAAGAATCCGCATTATGACGCCGCCTTGAAGGAAGCAGATCTGAACCTCATCGACAGCGGGTTTCTCGCCCTACTCTGGAATCGCCGGACCGGCCAGAAGTTGCAAAGACACTCGGGGTACAAGTTTATAAAAGCACTTACCGAGGATAAGGACTTTAGAAATTCAGATGACCAGCTTTGGGTCATGCCGAGTTCCGACGAAGCGGCATCGGTCCAGAGTTATCTGGGTGTAGAAGAAAGACGATTGGATGATAAGCATTTCTATGTAGCTCCCTACTACGATAAAGCGGATATTAAAGATCTAAATCTTTTCAAGGCCATACGGCGCAAAAAGCCCAAATACATCATTCTGGCAATTGCGGGAGGAAAGCAGGAAGTCCTCGGGCACTGGCTCCGCGAACAACTCGACTATAAGCCGGCCATTATATGTATTGGTGCGGCGATCGCCTTTCTTACCGGGCACCAAGCCAGCATCCCGTCCTGGGCGGACCGGATTTATATCGGCTGGCTTTTGCGTATTTTGAAAAACCCCAAAGTCTTTCTGCCACGTTATTGGAAGGCACGTAAACTTAAGAGGCTTTTGTCAGAATACGGAACAGAATTTCCCGCATGA
- the nusG gene encoding transcription termination/antitermination protein NusG: MAAINKIDVPGATCHWHCLRTQTKREHIAASILSKNKRVEVFCPRISQVKKTRVGKKRFIEAMFPGYIFAKFNYNEEHRLIMHSQGVTRIVEQGGRRVVPEQVIIELKEALPEGIIAAPDPSLEEGAEVELVSGSLKGLNGKVLAQLPSGERVQLLLDFLGREVQIEANASDIMLAQDKP; the protein is encoded by the coding sequence ATGGCCGCGATTAACAAAATAGATGTGCCAGGTGCCACATGCCACTGGCATTGCTTGCGGACGCAAACCAAGCGTGAGCACATTGCGGCCTCGATTCTCTCAAAAAACAAACGCGTGGAGGTATTTTGCCCAAGGATCAGCCAGGTCAAAAAAACCAGGGTGGGCAAAAAACGCTTCATTGAAGCGATGTTTCCGGGCTATATTTTTGCGAAGTTCAACTACAACGAGGAGCACCGTCTGATCATGCACAGTCAGGGGGTGACCAGAATTGTTGAACAAGGTGGCCGTAGAGTTGTACCGGAACAGGTCATTATAGAGCTCAAAGAAGCTCTTCCCGAGGGCATTATCGCGGCACCCGACCCAAGCCTTGAAGAAGGTGCGGAAGTAGAGCTGGTCTCGGGATCGCTGAAAGGACTCAATGGGAAGGTCCTGGCCCAGCTACCCTCAGGAGAGCGTGTACAGCTCCTGCTCGATTTCCTCGGACGGGAGGTTCAAATCGAGGCCAATGCTTCGGATATCATGCTGGCCCAGGACAAGCCTTAG
- a CDS encoding exopolysaccharide biosynthesis polyprenyl glycosylphosphotransferase, with amino-acid sequence MSHGFVVVFIMALFAGMHFYSIFVLERVSEGQVNLHLYLLGVFIAGLLSYPFKEEKIQQTTMQSFLWVTAVRKSNYQTAIIALLIFAIVFTTKDKAISRIFVGSYILSAWFSLIIINRYVPDWIAGFAFRGRNSVRTIFLGSAKSARRLEQWAERQPFFGIDILGLITYEMATDLKLKMPIIGEFMDMELIMEAYKVDQIVLLETRNSDWWIDPVVELCEKHGCRILIFNPWEEYFDQELLPVQLGGHTFFTLQEEPLENPINRAMKRILDIVVSLPVVLFVLPLLCLLVKCMQLRQAPGPLFFKQERSGQRGRRFKIYKFRSMRDAGTDRTREGEQAKEGDDRIFPFGQIMRKTSIDEFPQFINVLLGQMSTVGPRPHLLEHDDQFSQQVNIYRTRHFVKPGITGLAQSKGFRGEITDRRLIEERVHYDLQYIRGWSIWLDLLILFKTAVQILRPPKSAY; translated from the coding sequence TTGAGCCACGGGTTCGTCGTGGTTTTCATCATGGCTCTCTTTGCGGGGATGCATTTTTACAGTATCTTCGTCCTCGAACGAGTTAGCGAAGGGCAGGTAAACCTCCATCTTTATCTCTTGGGTGTATTTATCGCAGGTTTGCTATCTTATCCATTCAAGGAGGAGAAGATTCAACAAACCACGATGCAGTCTTTCCTCTGGGTTACAGCGGTCAGAAAATCAAATTACCAAACCGCAATCATCGCGCTTCTGATCTTTGCGATCGTCTTTACGACAAAAGATAAAGCGATCAGCCGTATTTTCGTGGGTTCGTATATATTGTCGGCCTGGTTCAGCTTAATTATCATTAACCGCTATGTTCCCGATTGGATCGCCGGTTTTGCGTTTCGCGGCCGGAATTCCGTTCGAACAATATTTCTAGGCAGCGCCAAGTCGGCACGTCGACTGGAGCAGTGGGCCGAGCGCCAGCCGTTTTTCGGTATCGATATTCTTGGCCTGATTACTTACGAAATGGCCACCGATCTTAAACTCAAAATGCCGATCATTGGTGAGTTTATGGACATGGAATTGATCATGGAAGCCTACAAGGTGGATCAAATCGTATTACTGGAAACACGTAATTCCGACTGGTGGATCGATCCCGTGGTTGAGCTCTGCGAGAAACACGGTTGCCGGATCCTGATTTTTAACCCCTGGGAAGAGTATTTTGATCAGGAGCTTCTTCCTGTGCAGTTAGGGGGGCACACGTTTTTCACTCTACAGGAGGAACCACTGGAAAACCCGATTAACCGGGCGATGAAGCGTATTCTGGATATCGTAGTTTCACTTCCGGTCGTTCTGTTCGTCTTGCCGTTGCTCTGTCTCCTGGTGAAGTGCATGCAATTGCGGCAAGCCCCCGGGCCACTTTTTTTCAAGCAGGAACGCTCAGGGCAACGCGGTCGGCGCTTTAAGATCTACAAATTTCGTTCCATGCGCGATGCGGGGACGGATCGTACCCGTGAGGGGGAGCAAGCGAAGGAGGGGGATGATCGAATCTTTCCTTTCGGTCAAATCATGCGCAAAACCAGCATTGATGAGTTTCCCCAATTCATCAATGTGCTCCTTGGGCAAATGAGTACGGTGGGACCGCGCCCGCATTTATTGGAACACGACGACCAGTTCAGCCAACAGGTAAATATTTACCGTACAAGGCATTTTGTAAAACCGGGCATTACCGGCCTGGCTCAGTCAAAAGGATTTCGTGGCGAAATTACCGACCGCAGGCTTATCGAGGAGCGGGTCCACTACGACTTGCAATATATTCGCGGTTGGTCGATCTGGCTGGATCTGCTCATCTTGTTTAAGACGGCCGTCCAGATACTTCGACCTCCAAAATCAGCTTACTGA
- a CDS encoding glycosyltransferase, with protein MKILRVIHSVQAKSGGPVEGLKQAAKVMSELGVELEIACLDAPEAIEQELEEFIWPLHALGPGKLGNYAYTSKMKAWLEHNVPRFDAVIIHGNWQYHGLAASRSCRRHKVPYFIYPHGMLDPWFNETYPLKKVKKRLYWNIGEHPVLHHAKAVLFTCQEECLRARRCFAPYHVNEKVIGYGTNTPEYDIDSLQASRPHEAPYFLFMSRIQEKKGLDLLVEAYCKLRKELPDLPDLVIAGPEQQPEYAENLKTNYPQNRIHWLSEVRGLDKWKLLANAEALVLPSHQENFGIVVAEALATGTPALISDKVNIHTEVAQYGAGFVEPDDLSGTTRLLKRWHALSSSEKDRMATAAKSLFNKHFDIRQASEDLIQYIQESIQSDERAPAR; from the coding sequence ATGAAAATTTTACGGGTGATACACAGTGTCCAAGCGAAATCGGGAGGTCCGGTTGAAGGCTTGAAGCAGGCTGCCAAAGTCATGAGCGAATTGGGGGTCGAGCTTGAAATTGCCTGTCTGGATGCCCCTGAAGCTATCGAACAAGAGCTGGAGGAATTCATCTGGCCACTCCATGCACTGGGGCCCGGCAAGCTGGGCAACTACGCTTATACGAGTAAGATGAAGGCGTGGCTCGAACATAACGTACCTCGCTTTGATGCTGTGATCATTCATGGAAACTGGCAGTACCACGGTCTAGCAGCATCCCGGTCCTGTCGCCGGCATAAGGTCCCCTACTTTATCTATCCGCATGGAATGTTGGATCCCTGGTTCAACGAAACCTACCCTCTGAAGAAAGTGAAAAAGCGGCTGTATTGGAATATTGGCGAACACCCGGTCCTGCACCACGCCAAGGCAGTGTTATTTACCTGCCAGGAAGAATGCCTCCGTGCGCGTCGTTGTTTTGCGCCCTATCATGTGAATGAAAAGGTTATCGGTTATGGCACCAATACTCCTGAATATGATATCGACTCGCTCCAAGCGTCCCGCCCTCATGAAGCACCCTACTTTCTCTTCATGTCACGAATCCAGGAGAAAAAGGGCCTGGACCTGCTGGTCGAGGCCTACTGCAAGCTAAGGAAAGAGTTACCCGACCTGCCGGACCTTGTGATTGCAGGTCCCGAGCAACAACCCGAGTATGCGGAAAACCTCAAAACCAACTATCCGCAAAATAGAATCCACTGGCTCAGTGAGGTCCGGGGTCTGGATAAATGGAAGCTATTGGCGAATGCGGAGGCCCTCGTCCTACCTTCTCATCAGGAGAATTTCGGCATCGTAGTGGCCGAAGCGCTTGCGACAGGAACCCCCGCCCTGATCTCGGACAAGGTAAATATCCATACCGAAGTCGCGCAATATGGCGCCGGATTCGTTGAACCTGACGATCTATCCGGCACAACCCGGCTCCTCAAAAGATGGCATGCCCTCTCCTCGTCAGAAAAAGATAGAATGGCCACCGCTGCAAAAAGCCTTTTTAACAAACACTTCGACATCCGCCAAGCGAGCGAAGATTTGATTCAATACATACAAGAAAGCATTCAGTCCGATGAAAGAGCCCCAGCACGATAG
- a CDS encoding glycosyltransferase family 4 protein: MTTKAKNPSCLVSHPTANKVSRYVAEALYDANLLHGYHSCLAVGFDSKNPLYRKCFAQRSIHIPDRLIQRKIFRESVRLLSAKLDLFSSLHKRETAPFSIFRIYQALDHSVASSIRQSREGELSAVYAFEDGALASFEAAGEKGIKRIYDMPIAYWEAAARLLNEEKERYPEWSVTMPGLTDSQEKLERKTREIELADAVVCPSHFVMDSLPEQIKRTKTCAISHFGCHPDDKWTARKTPENGPLRLLFVGSLTQRKGLADIFEAVRRLNSRQIELVVLGSTVASMEFYRNQGVPFTYKSPRSNEGVLELMSACDIFILPSIVEGRALVQLEALGVGLPLIITPNTGGEDLIADDGSTGFSVPIRSPEAIAEKIDWFLGNRDKIDAMKSASKKRAQMITWPKYQQTLLQVIKTILGEP; encoded by the coding sequence GTGACTACCAAAGCAAAAAATCCAAGCTGCCTCGTATCCCACCCGACTGCCAATAAGGTCTCACGTTATGTTGCGGAAGCGCTTTACGATGCCAATTTACTCCATGGTTATCATAGCTGTCTCGCCGTAGGATTTGATTCGAAGAACCCGCTCTACCGTAAATGCTTCGCTCAAAGGTCCATACACATACCTGACCGGCTCATACAGAGGAAGATTTTCCGGGAATCCGTTCGCTTGCTGAGCGCTAAGCTGGACTTATTCTCTTCTTTGCACAAACGGGAAACCGCTCCCTTTTCGATCTTCCGTATTTATCAGGCTCTCGACCATTCCGTCGCATCCTCGATCAGACAGAGCCGGGAGGGTGAACTGTCGGCGGTTTATGCATTTGAAGACGGAGCACTGGCATCATTCGAAGCTGCTGGAGAAAAAGGCATCAAGCGTATTTACGACATGCCGATCGCCTATTGGGAAGCTGCGGCCAGATTATTAAACGAGGAAAAGGAACGCTATCCTGAGTGGTCTGTGACGATGCCGGGGCTGACGGACAGCCAGGAAAAGCTAGAGCGAAAAACGCGCGAGATCGAACTGGCGGATGCCGTCGTATGTCCGAGCCACTTTGTCATGGACTCGCTCCCCGAACAGATAAAAAGAACGAAAACGTGTGCCATTTCACACTTTGGCTGTCACCCCGACGATAAATGGACCGCGCGCAAAACACCTGAAAACGGGCCATTGCGCTTACTCTTCGTGGGCAGCCTGACCCAGCGTAAAGGATTGGCCGACATTTTTGAAGCGGTACGCCGGCTGAACTCCAGACAAATTGAATTGGTTGTGCTCGGATCCACCGTCGCTTCCATGGAGTTTTACCGCAATCAGGGAGTACCATTTACATATAAGTCACCCAGGTCGAATGAAGGAGTCCTCGAACTCATGAGTGCGTGTGATATCTTCATACTTCCTTCTATCGTGGAAGGCCGTGCCCTTGTCCAACTGGAAGCGCTCGGCGTGGGGCTCCCACTGATCATTACACCCAATACAGGCGGTGAAGATCTGATTGCGGACGACGGCAGCACTGGATTCTCCGTGCCAATACGGTCGCCGGAAGCAATTGCTGAAAAAATCGATTGGTTCCTGGGCAATCGTGATAAAATCGACGCAATGAAATCCGCCTCAAAAAAACGGGCCCAGATGATCACCTGGCCCAAATATCAGCAGACTTTGTTGCAGGTCATCAAAACTATCTTGGGCGAGCCATGA
- a CDS encoding putative colanic acid biosynthesis acetyltransferase, giving the protein MKEPQHDSFQINLAECRTDWPASTKLKRGLWQCLCKPVYRLIPFRLSGIRIAILRVFGARIGHHCNIQKRVDILMPWNLEMGDYVALAHDTVLLNFARIRIESMSVVSQHSHLCTGSHDTSDPHFKLIYEPITIEAESWIASGAFVGPGVRIGRGCVIAARSVVTKDQPAWSICGGHPCKKLKERIVNNS; this is encoded by the coding sequence ATGAAAGAGCCCCAGCACGATAGCTTTCAAATCAATCTGGCCGAATGCCGTACGGATTGGCCAGCGAGCACCAAGCTGAAGCGCGGACTCTGGCAGTGCCTCTGCAAGCCGGTTTATCGACTGATCCCTTTTCGTTTGAGCGGCATACGCATTGCCATTCTTCGGGTTTTCGGTGCCAGAATCGGCCACCATTGCAACATACAAAAACGGGTCGACATCCTGATGCCGTGGAACCTGGAGATGGGCGACTATGTGGCCCTCGCGCACGACACCGTGCTTCTTAATTTTGCCAGAATCCGCATCGAATCCATGTCTGTCGTCTCACAGCATTCTCATCTTTGCACCGGCAGCCACGACACTTCGGATCCTCACTTTAAGTTAATCTATGAACCGATCACAATCGAAGCTGAATCATGGATCGCCAGCGGAGCCTTTGTCGGCCCCGGCGTAAGGATCGGACGTGGTTGCGTCATCGCGGCTCGGTCCGTGGTCACGAAAGATCAACCTGCCTGGTCGATCTGCGGCGGTCACCCTTGTAAAAAATTGAAAGAACGAATCGTAAATAATAGCTGA